The following proteins are co-located in the Takifugu flavidus isolate HTHZ2018 chromosome 16, ASM371156v2, whole genome shotgun sequence genome:
- the LOC130513019 gene encoding tubulin alpha-1B chain-like, which translates to MIQSGSSSYNLGYLPLDEVRTGTYRQLFHPEQLITGKEDAANNYARGHYTVGKELIDVVLDRTRKLTDQCTGLQGFLVFHSFGGGTGSGFTSLLMERLSVDYGKKSKLEFSVYPAPQVSTAVVEPYNSILTTHSTLEHSDCAFMVDNEAIYDICRRNLDIERPTYSNLNRLISQIVSSITASLRFDGALNVDLTEFQTNLVPYPRIHFPLATYAPVISAEKAYHEPCHKAQIISNWFLEHDNELTVVQIKLTSVHKVAAESSARTEISSVSN; encoded by the exons ATGATCCAGTCAGGCAGCTCTTCCTATAACCTTGGCTATTTACCCTTAGATGAGGTGCGTACTGGTACCTACCGCCAGCTCTTTCACCCTGAGCAGCTGATCACTGGTAAGGAGGATGCTGCCAACAACTACGCCCGTGGACACTACACCGTCGGAAAAGAGCTCATCGATGTCGTGCTGGACAGAACCCGCAAACTG ACTGACCAGTGCACCGGCCTTCAGGGCTTTCTGGTGTTCCACAGCTTTGGAGGTGGCACTGGTTCTGGTTTTACCTCCCTGCTGATGGAGCGACTGTCCGTCGACTATGGCAAGAAGTCCAAGCTTGAGTTCTCAGTCTACCCGGCTCCCCAGGTGTCCACTGCTGTGGTGGAGCCCTACAACTCCATCCTGACCACCCACAGCACCCTGGAGCACTCTGACTGTGCCTTCATGGTGGACAACGAGGCCATCTACGACATCTGCCGCAGGAACCTGGATATCGAGCGTCCCACTTACAGCAACCTGAACAGGCTGATCAGTCAGATCGTGTCCTCCATCACCGCTTCTCTGCGTTTTGATGGTGCCCTTAATGTTGATCTGACAGAGTTCCAGACCAACTTGGTGCCTTATCCCCGTATCCATTTCCCACTGGCCACATATGCCCCCGTCATCTCTGCTGAGAAAGCTTACCATGAACCAtgtcacaaagctcagatcatctcaaactggtttctggaacatgacaatGAGCTGACTGTT GTACAGATCAAGTTGACATCtgtccacaaggtggcagcagagagtaGCGCCAGAACAGAAATAAGCTCTGTTTCCAACTAA